In a genomic window of Paracoccaceae bacterium:
- a CDS encoding endonuclease/exonuclease/phosphatase family protein, translating into MRLATYNIEWFTKLFDRKNRLDPSGELSGRYTVTKAEQVAALGDVFQAMDADAIMIIEAPDSNGKRQTVPALESFAAHFDLRTRAAVMGFMNDTQQEIALLFDPDVLTARHVPMPGNVKVPRFDGTLEIDLDIDAVRDEVRFSKPPLELEITTKSGSQIQLIGAHLKSKAPHGARNASQAMKLAIANRRKQLAQAIWLRARIDQHLTDDTPLIVLGDLNDGPGLDEFEDLFGRSSVEIVMQGEAGALYDPHAMQVPDTASDTGPTSARFWIEDENRHLLALLDYIMVSPDLRARAGNWRIWHPIDDPECQANLRLRDALMVASDHFPVSVDMNI; encoded by the coding sequence ATGCGCTTGGCGACATATAATATTGAGTGGTTCACAAAGCTGTTTGATCGCAAAAACAGGCTTGACCCAAGCGGCGAGTTGTCCGGACGCTACACTGTGACCAAAGCCGAACAGGTCGCGGCCTTAGGTGACGTCTTTCAGGCAATGGACGCGGACGCGATCATGATCATTGAGGCGCCCGATTCCAATGGCAAGCGCCAAACCGTCCCCGCGTTAGAGAGTTTTGCTGCCCATTTTGATCTGCGTACCCGCGCCGCGGTGATGGGTTTCATGAACGACACGCAACAGGAAATTGCTTTGCTGTTTGACCCTGACGTTTTGACAGCGCGCCATGTTCCGATGCCGGGAAACGTCAAGGTTCCCCGTTTTGATGGCACGCTTGAAATAGACCTTGATATTGACGCTGTGCGCGATGAGGTGCGGTTTTCAAAACCGCCTTTGGAACTGGAGATTACCACTAAGTCCGGGAGCCAAATTCAATTGATTGGCGCGCACTTGAAATCCAAGGCACCGCATGGCGCGCGCAACGCCTCCCAGGCGATGAAATTGGCGATTGCCAACAGACGTAAACAATTGGCTCAGGCGATCTGGCTGCGTGCTCGGATTGATCAACATTTGACAGATGATACGCCGCTGATCGTTCTGGGAGATCTCAATGACGGGCCCGGGCTTGATGAATTCGAGGATCTTTTTGGCCGTTCATCGGTTGAAATAGTCATGCAGGGTGAGGCGGGTGCTCTTTATGATCCGCATGCGATGCAAGTGCCGGACACGGCGTCAGACACAGGACCTACATCGGCACGATTCTGGATTGAAGATGAAAACCGTCATCTTCTCGCATTGTTGGACTATATCATGGTTAGCCCTGATTTGCGGGCGCGCGCTGGGAACTGGCGTATTTGGCATCCAATTGACGATCCCGAATGCCAGGCAAATCTACGGCTACGCGACGCGTTGATGGTTGCTTCGGATCATTTCCCGGTTTCTGTCGACATGAACATCTGA